The proteins below are encoded in one region of Akkermansiaceae bacterium:
- a CDS encoding DUF433 domain-containing protein gives MSQKNSRITTNLKQCGGRPCIRGMRIRVTDILDLLASGLSFDQILDEMPDLEREDIVASISYASESIDHPVIAA, from the coding sequence ATGAGCCAGAAAAACTCGCGTATTACAACGAATCTCAAACAGTGCGGAGGGCGTCCTTGCATTCGAGGAATGAGGATTCGAGTTACCGACATACTGGATTTATTAGCCTCTGGATTGAGTTTTGATCAGATTTTAGATGAGATGCCTGATCTTGAGCGCGAGGATATCGTTGCCTCCATCAGCTATGCCTCGGAAAGTATTGACCATCCAGTGATTGCGGCATGA
- a CDS encoding 2OG-Fe(II) oxygenase, whose protein sequence is MINLFNPLVELSAPPFPLDTLADLLAAPGYAHFPEIMPASAVAELIGIIEEKEAADDLRLAGVGKGAALDRKPEIRSDSIFWLDDVDASPAVIHWLSAMRQIREHLRRSLFLPLESYEGHLARYPVGGFYKPHLDQHHASPTRQITIIAYLNTRWQPGDGGELRLYTSPTEGIHGPYLDFAPTAGTIIAFRSADFWHEVLPAHVPRLSLTGWLRGREVDPTMV, encoded by the coding sequence ATGATCAACCTCTTCAACCCCCTCGTCGAACTCAGCGCACCACCATTCCCCCTGGACACCCTGGCCGATCTTCTGGCCGCGCCGGGATACGCCCACTTTCCTGAGATCATGCCCGCCTCCGCCGTCGCCGAGCTCATCGGCATCATCGAGGAAAAGGAGGCAGCCGACGACCTCCGCCTCGCCGGTGTCGGCAAGGGCGCGGCGCTCGACCGCAAACCGGAGATCCGCTCGGACTCCATCTTCTGGCTCGACGACGTCGATGCCTCCCCCGCCGTCATCCACTGGCTCTCCGCCATGCGCCAGATCCGCGAGCACCTGCGCCGCTCCCTCTTCCTGCCGCTGGAGTCCTACGAGGGCCACCTCGCGCGCTACCCGGTCGGCGGATTCTACAAACCCCACCTCGACCAGCACCACGCGTCGCCCACCCGCCAAATCACCATCATCGCCTACCTCAACACCCGCTGGCAACCCGGCGACGGCGGCGAGCTGCGCCTCTACACCTCGCCCACCGAGGGCATCCACGGCCCATACCTCGACTTCGCACCCACCGCCGGCACCATCATCGCCTTCCGCAGCGCCGACTTCTGGCACGAGGTCCTCCCCGCCCACGTGCCAAGGCTCTCCCTCACCGGCTGGCTCCGCGGCAGGGAGGTGGATCCAACCATGGTTTGA
- a CDS encoding DUF5615 family PIN-like protein, producing MIWVDAHLSPRIAGWAQDELGYEVSALRDLGLRDAADDEIFTKGRESGAMILTKDKDFAEMVVRLGSPPKVIWLRCGNTSESSLKDLLSKHLSEAIELLDAGEDLVEIR from the coding sequence ATGATTTGGGTAGATGCTCACTTGTCACCTAGAATCGCCGGGTGGGCACAAGATGAACTTGGCTACGAGGTATCGGCTCTCCGAGACCTCGGATTAAGAGATGCTGCTGATGATGAAATTTTTACCAAAGGGAGGGAATCAGGAGCCATGATATTGACTAAGGACAAGGATTTTGCAGAGATGGTTGTTCGTCTGGGGTCACCCCCCAAAGTTATTTGGTTACGGTGTGGAAATACATCCGAATCAAGTCTTAAGGATTTGCTCTCCAAGCATTTATCGGAGGCAATTGAGCTATTAGACGCCGGTGAAGATTTAGTCGAGATCCGATAA
- a CDS encoding 1-deoxy-D-xylulose-5-phosphate synthase, whose amino-acid sequence MTTKSGSFELPELLSQIKSPEDVKALPDGKLEDLCEEIRHTLIHSLARTGGHLGPNLGVVELTVALHRVFDSPEDKFLFDVSHQGYVHKMLTGRADKINTIRTPGGLNGFLLRTESEHDCYGAGHAGTALSAALGMASARDLKGDKNHVVAVAGDAAFTCGPTLEAMNNIEETTEKLIVVLNDNEWSIDRNVGAMAKYFNALQTHPTFSSVRHKAAEFVGRIGGESVRKFAHKVERNTKNLILPNVLFEKFGMRYYGPLDGHDLPLLIRTFEHLKKQDEPVILHIITEKGRGYDPALANPGKFHGLGTYKVEDGSTTPVGKPTYSELFGRAVTDFAKKDKSITAITAAMPGGTKLEIFKKEIPERYFDVGIAEEHAALFACGHATQGLKPFLAIYSTFMQRAIDMIIHDMALQKLPVRLCMDRGGLSGDDGPTHHGLFDIAYLRAVPGLVHMQPKDEDEFIDMLWTMANYEDGPSAIRYPRGAGIGAKPKPEPVLLEIGKGEVLQDGSDVAIFSLGHMYEVALKTKDKLEALGHSVALINPRFIKPLDADLIIRYAEQCKVILTMEDHVLQNGFGASVIELLSDAKITTPVERIGWPDAFIEHGKVTELRKQHGLTSSHAVERLSPYLA is encoded by the coding sequence ATGACGACGAAATCAGGCTCTTTTGAACTTCCCGAGCTTCTCTCCCAAATAAAAAGCCCCGAGGATGTCAAGGCTCTGCCTGATGGCAAGCTCGAGGACCTTTGCGAGGAAATCCGGCACACGCTCATCCACTCCCTGGCCCGCACTGGTGGCCACCTCGGGCCGAACCTGGGTGTCGTGGAACTGACCGTGGCCCTGCACCGGGTCTTTGACAGCCCCGAGGACAAGTTCCTCTTCGATGTCTCCCACCAGGGATACGTTCACAAGATGCTCACCGGCCGGGCCGACAAGATCAATACGATCCGCACACCCGGCGGACTCAATGGTTTCCTGCTGCGCACGGAATCCGAACACGATTGTTATGGCGCTGGCCACGCCGGCACGGCATTGTCCGCAGCGCTCGGCATGGCTTCCGCGCGTGATCTCAAAGGGGATAAAAACCACGTTGTCGCTGTCGCCGGTGACGCCGCATTCACCTGTGGCCCGACACTCGAGGCGATGAATAATATCGAGGAAACCACCGAGAAGCTAATCGTCGTGCTCAACGACAACGAGTGGTCGATCGACCGCAACGTCGGTGCCATGGCAAAGTATTTTAACGCCCTGCAAACACACCCGACGTTTTCCTCCGTCCGCCACAAGGCCGCTGAGTTTGTAGGCCGGATTGGTGGTGAAAGCGTGCGCAAGTTTGCCCACAAGGTGGAGCGCAACACCAAAAACCTGATCCTTCCCAACGTCCTGTTTGAGAAATTCGGTATGCGCTACTACGGCCCGCTCGATGGCCACGATCTGCCGCTCCTGATCCGGACCTTCGAACACCTCAAGAAGCAGGACGAACCCGTCATCCTGCACATCATCACGGAAAAAGGGCGCGGTTACGACCCCGCCCTTGCCAACCCCGGGAAATTCCACGGCCTTGGCACCTATAAAGTGGAAGACGGCTCGACAACCCCGGTCGGCAAACCCACCTACTCGGAACTGTTCGGCCGGGCCGTGACGGACTTCGCCAAAAAAGACAAATCCATCACCGCGATCACCGCCGCCATGCCCGGTGGCACCAAGCTCGAGATCTTTAAAAAGGAAATCCCCGAACGCTACTTCGACGTCGGTATCGCCGAGGAACACGCCGCCCTTTTCGCCTGCGGCCATGCCACCCAGGGGCTCAAGCCCTTCCTCGCGATCTACTCGACCTTTATGCAACGCGCCATCGATATGATCATCCACGACATGGCGTTGCAAAAACTTCCTGTTAGGCTCTGCATGGACCGCGGCGGCCTCTCGGGCGACGATGGTCCCACCCACCACGGCCTGTTTGACATCGCCTACCTCCGTGCCGTCCCCGGACTGGTCCACATGCAGCCCAAGGATGAGGATGAATTCATCGATATGCTCTGGACCATGGCCAACTACGAGGACGGTCCGTCGGCTATCCGTTATCCACGCGGCGCCGGTATTGGGGCCAAACCCAAACCCGAACCTGTCCTGCTGGAAATCGGCAAGGGGGAAGTACTCCAGGACGGCAGCGACGTGGCCATCTTCAGCCTCGGCCACATGTATGAAGTGGCATTGAAGACCAAGGACAAACTCGAAGCCCTCGGCCACTCGGTGGCTCTGATCAACCCACGGTTTATCAAACCCCTCGACGCCGACCTGATCATCCGCTACGCGGAACAATGCAAGGTCATCCTCACCATGGAGGACCACGTGCTTCAAAACGGCTTCGGCGCCAGTGTCATCGAATTACTGAGTGATGCCAAGATCACCACACCCGTCGAGCGCATCGGCTGGCCGGATGCATTTATCGAACACGGCAAAGTGACCGAACTCCGCAAACAACACGGCCTGACCTCCAGCCATGCCGTCGAACGGCTCAGCCCTTACCTCGCCTGA
- the xseB gene encoding exodeoxyribonuclease VII small subunit — protein sequence MPSAKKAKPPKQAQPLSFEEALEQLEAMVETMESGQLPLEQLISNYERGAALISHCESVLGDARKRLELITLKPNQESSGSADDGLNQSTQEEAQEGTSASNDNNDDEIRLF from the coding sequence ATGCCGTCCGCTAAAAAAGCAAAACCCCCCAAGCAAGCGCAGCCCCTGAGCTTCGAAGAAGCACTCGAGCAGCTTGAGGCCATGGTCGAAACCATGGAATCGGGCCAGCTGCCGTTGGAACAACTCATTTCTAACTACGAGCGGGGTGCCGCTCTTATCAGCCATTGTGAGTCCGTCCTGGGTGACGCTCGCAAGAGGCTCGAACTGATCACTCTCAAACCGAACCAGGAATCAAGCGGCTCCGCTGACGACGGTTTAAACCAATCAACCCAAGAGGAGGCTCAAGAGGGCACCTCGGCCTCTAACGATAATAATGACGACGAAATCAGGCTCTTTTGA